Proteins from a single region of Hordeum vulgare subsp. vulgare chromosome 6H, MorexV3_pseudomolecules_assembly, whole genome shotgun sequence:
- the LOC123403197 gene encoding uncharacterized protein LOC123403197 isoform X1: MEPTAGSGSGAAEPVQEPDSNASSTTAAAPPPPPASATPLHREQAGDGADGSSPATVVDPRKGKDPAPPSPPRRSSSGSSSSSSTRSHDYAAAFRAFQGAESSAAAAARFRRVTWSDPVVEETTEVQLLDPKTVFDQMLILRLIQEQVAEEVPGAAAQLFDSNTVLQQVVIERLIQGQVAEEVPDAAAQLFDSKTVFDSCLCSSCSKTLFDQVVIQRLTQEQAADEEENRRWKQQFNSLRAEEEMYRKEQEKLSQAKVKSKQDKLPQAKGKLPWSKLKNKIFRKEGREICSEHVKHQTHPITEVRRHYMLASDEANHLDAYSECRSVIGDGECFYRSFIFSYLEQVIDRQDTHEERRLLHVVKRVARQHANLRWNSEFSRSSRAFKNLIKKVKRWKRHGRWNSRKSTSSYRKEKLLNFFSEYDTTLDIFIFLRLVVAIEICSHREVYEQLIPGLRENYSLEDWCIRRVTPARRFTDHVMMLALATALEVPLRVERVRGVYHPDIYTGTGVPRPSVTLLYSGNHYEIIYPRAPSAESSSHQASQREDPTDQSSSHQPSQRDPGDQS; the protein is encoded by the exons ATGGAGCCAACCGCCGGCTCCGGTTCAGGAGCAGCAGAACCGGTCCAAGAACCGGACTCCAACGCCTCCTCCACGACCGCTgctgcgccgccacctcctcccgcgaGCGCGACGCCCCTCCACCGCGAGCAGGCCGGAGACGGCGCCGATGGGTCGAGCCCCGCCACGGTGGTTGATCCCCGGAAGGGCAAGGATCctgcccctccttctcctccgagGCGGAGCTCTtcgggcagcagcagcagctcctcCACCCGCTCCCACGACTACGCCGCGGCATTCAGAGCCTTCCAAGGCGCGGAGTCGAGTGCCGCGGCGGCCGCTAGGTTCAGGCGGGTGACGTGGAGCGACCCCGTGGTGGAGGAGACGACGGAGGTGCAGCTGCTCGACCCCAAGACGGTGTTCGATCAGATGCTCATCTTGCGGCTGATTCAGGAGCAGGTGGCCGAGGAGGTGCCCGGCGCCGCGGCGCAGCTGTTCGACTCCAATACGGTGCTCCAGCAGGTGGTCATCGAGCGGCTGATTCAAGGGCAGGTGGCCGAGGAGGTGCCCGACGCGGCGGCGCAGCTGTTCGACTCCAAGACGGTGTTCGACTCATGTCTTTGCAGTAGTTGCAGCAAGACGTTGTTCGACCAGGTGGTTATCCAGCGGCTGACTCAAGAGCAGGCGGCCGACGAGGAGGAGAACAGAAGATGGAAACAGCAG TTCAACTCGTTGCGCGCGGAAGAGGAGATGTACAGGAAGGAACAG GAGAAACTATCACAAGCAAAGGTGAAATCCAAGCAGGACAAACTACCGCAAGCAAAGGGGAAATTACCCTGGagtaagctcaagaacaag ATTTTTCGTAAAGAAGGAAGAGAAATATGTTCAGAACATGTGAAGCACCAG ACACATCCCATCACTGAAGTCAGAAGGCACTATATGCTTGCTTCTGACGAGGCGAAccatcttgatgcctattcggaatGTAGATCGGTGATTGGAGATGGGGAGTGTTTCTACAGGAGCTTCATATTTTCATACCTT GAGCAAGTTATTGATAGGCAGGACACACATGAGGAACGCCGTCTCCTTCATGTTGTTAAAAGAGTGGCTAGGCAACATGCAAATCTTCGATGGAACTCTGAATTTTCCAGGAGCAGCAGA GCATTTAAAAATCTGATCAAGAAAGTAAAGAGATGGAAGAGACATGGCAGGTGGAACAGCAGGAAATCAACTAGCAG CTACCGTAAAGAGAAACTTCTCAACTTCTTCAGCGAATATGATACGACACTAGACA TTTTCATTTTCCTCAGATTAGTAGTAGCTATCGAGATATGCTCGCACAGGGAGGTGTATGAACAGCTTATACCAGGGCTCAGAGAAAATTACAGTCTGGAAGAT TGGTGCATTCGGCGTGTCACTCCAGCTCGTCGGTTCACGGACCATGTTATGATGCTGGCCTTGGCCACAGCGCTTGAGGTACCCCTCAGAGTGGAGCGAGTCCGAGGAGTATATCATCCAGATATCTACACTGGTACTGGAGTTCCCCGTCCGAGTGTGACCCTGCTGTACTCGGGAAATCACTACGAAATCATCTACCCACGTGCTCCTTCTGCTGAGAGTTCAAGTCATCAGGCTTCCCAGAGAGAAGATCCTACTGATCAGAGTTCAAGTCATCAGCCTTCCCAGAGAGATCCTGGTGATCAGAGTTGA
- the LOC123403197 gene encoding uncharacterized protein LOC123403197 isoform X2 — protein sequence MEPTAGSGSGAAEPVQEPDSNASSTTAAAPPPPPASATPLHREQAGDGADGSSPATVVDPRKGKDPAPPSPPRRSSSGSSSSSSTRSHDYAAAFRAFQGAESSAAAAARFRRVTWSDPVVEETTEVQLLDPKTVFDQMLILRLIQEQVAEEVPGAAAQLFDSNTVLQQVVIERLIQGQVAEEVPDAAAQLFDSKTVFDSCLCSSCSKTLFDQVVIQRLTQEQAADEEENRRWKQQEKLSQAKVKSKQDKLPQAKGKLPWSKLKNKIFRKEGREICSEHVKHQTHPITEVRRHYMLASDEANHLDAYSECRSVIGDGECFYRSFIFSYLEQVIDRQDTHEERRLLHVVKRVARQHANLRWNSEFSRSSRAFKNLIKKVKRWKRHGRWNSRKSTSSYRKEKLLNFFSEYDTTLDIFIFLRLVVAIEICSHREVYEQLIPGLRENYSLEDWCIRRVTPARRFTDHVMMLALATALEVPLRVERVRGVYHPDIYTGTGVPRPSVTLLYSGNHYEIIYPRAPSAESSSHQASQREDPTDQSSSHQPSQRDPGDQS from the exons ATGGAGCCAACCGCCGGCTCCGGTTCAGGAGCAGCAGAACCGGTCCAAGAACCGGACTCCAACGCCTCCTCCACGACCGCTgctgcgccgccacctcctcccgcgaGCGCGACGCCCCTCCACCGCGAGCAGGCCGGAGACGGCGCCGATGGGTCGAGCCCCGCCACGGTGGTTGATCCCCGGAAGGGCAAGGATCctgcccctccttctcctccgagGCGGAGCTCTtcgggcagcagcagcagctcctcCACCCGCTCCCACGACTACGCCGCGGCATTCAGAGCCTTCCAAGGCGCGGAGTCGAGTGCCGCGGCGGCCGCTAGGTTCAGGCGGGTGACGTGGAGCGACCCCGTGGTGGAGGAGACGACGGAGGTGCAGCTGCTCGACCCCAAGACGGTGTTCGATCAGATGCTCATCTTGCGGCTGATTCAGGAGCAGGTGGCCGAGGAGGTGCCCGGCGCCGCGGCGCAGCTGTTCGACTCCAATACGGTGCTCCAGCAGGTGGTCATCGAGCGGCTGATTCAAGGGCAGGTGGCCGAGGAGGTGCCCGACGCGGCGGCGCAGCTGTTCGACTCCAAGACGGTGTTCGACTCATGTCTTTGCAGTAGTTGCAGCAAGACGTTGTTCGACCAGGTGGTTATCCAGCGGCTGACTCAAGAGCAGGCGGCCGACGAGGAGGAGAACAGAAGATGGAAACAGCAG GAGAAACTATCACAAGCAAAGGTGAAATCCAAGCAGGACAAACTACCGCAAGCAAAGGGGAAATTACCCTGGagtaagctcaagaacaag ATTTTTCGTAAAGAAGGAAGAGAAATATGTTCAGAACATGTGAAGCACCAG ACACATCCCATCACTGAAGTCAGAAGGCACTATATGCTTGCTTCTGACGAGGCGAAccatcttgatgcctattcggaatGTAGATCGGTGATTGGAGATGGGGAGTGTTTCTACAGGAGCTTCATATTTTCATACCTT GAGCAAGTTATTGATAGGCAGGACACACATGAGGAACGCCGTCTCCTTCATGTTGTTAAAAGAGTGGCTAGGCAACATGCAAATCTTCGATGGAACTCTGAATTTTCCAGGAGCAGCAGA GCATTTAAAAATCTGATCAAGAAAGTAAAGAGATGGAAGAGACATGGCAGGTGGAACAGCAGGAAATCAACTAGCAG CTACCGTAAAGAGAAACTTCTCAACTTCTTCAGCGAATATGATACGACACTAGACA TTTTCATTTTCCTCAGATTAGTAGTAGCTATCGAGATATGCTCGCACAGGGAGGTGTATGAACAGCTTATACCAGGGCTCAGAGAAAATTACAGTCTGGAAGAT TGGTGCATTCGGCGTGTCACTCCAGCTCGTCGGTTCACGGACCATGTTATGATGCTGGCCTTGGCCACAGCGCTTGAGGTACCCCTCAGAGTGGAGCGAGTCCGAGGAGTATATCATCCAGATATCTACACTGGTACTGGAGTTCCCCGTCCGAGTGTGACCCTGCTGTACTCGGGAAATCACTACGAAATCATCTACCCACGTGCTCCTTCTGCTGAGAGTTCAAGTCATCAGGCTTCCCAGAGAGAAGATCCTACTGATCAGAGTTCAAGTCATCAGCCTTCCCAGAGAGATCCTGGTGATCAGAGTTGA